The Schistocerca nitens isolate TAMUIC-IGC-003100 chromosome 7, iqSchNite1.1, whole genome shotgun sequence genome contains a region encoding:
- the LOC126195591 gene encoding uncharacterized protein LOC126195591, translated as MSLRESGARRTPAGARTQQAPPTRKRRPPHPGRSRGAAGAAKAKAAPAAPRPEPKRSRRRQSESGTRRTPAGAEAQQAPPKRKRRPPHPGRNQSTASAANAQAAPAALRPEPKRSKRRQSQSGTHRAQAGAKTQQVPPTRKRRPPHPSRSRGAASAANAKAALAALRPKPKHNKRR; from the coding sequence ATGTCTTTACGTGAAAGCGGCGCCCGCCGCACCCCGGCCGGAGCCAGGACGCAGCAGGCGCCGCCAACGAGAAAGCGGCGCCCGCCGCACCCCGGCCGGAGCCGGGGCGCAGCAGGCGCCGCCAAAGCGAAAGCGGCACCCGCCGCACCCCGGCCGGAGCCGAAGCGCAGCAGGCGCCGCCAAAGCGAAAGCGGCACCCGCCGCACCCCGGCCGGAGCCGAAGCGCAGCAGGCGCCGCCAAAGCGAAAGCGGCGCCCGCCGCACCCCGGCCGGAACCAGAGCACAGCAAGCGCCGCCAACGCACAAGCGGCTCCCGCCGCACTCCGGCCGGAGCCGAAGCGCAGCAAGCGCCGCCAGAGCCAAAGCGGCACCCACCGCGCCCAGGCCGGAGCCAAGACGCAGCAAGTACCGCCAACGCGAAAGCGGCGCCCGCCGCACCCCAGCCGAAGCCGAGGCGCAGCAAGCGCCGCCAACGCAAAAGCGGCGCTCGCCGCACTCCGGCCGAAGCCGAAGCACAACAAGCGCCGCTAA